One Setaria viridis chromosome 7, Setaria_viridis_v4.0, whole genome shotgun sequence genomic region harbors:
- the LOC117865325 gene encoding endoglucanase 11 produces the protein MQFGKIKLASPHAASTSYKLACVAVLYCSGLARVAVEKKKMAMSSASSSRAPLAARARKMPPPSSSRCLVLTVASVVVSLLSGSGHVAAGGHPDYADALGKAILFFQGQRSGQLPPDQAVTWRSNSGLSDGSAANVDLTGGYYDGGDNVKFGFPMAFTTTMLSWSVLEHGGKMKARVHDARAAVRWGADYLLKAATQTPGTLYVGVGDPDADHRCWERPEDMDTPRSVYAVSASAPGSDVAGETVAALAAASMVFRAADRAYSRRLLAAARGVMELAVRSQGKYSDSIGGDIGAYYQSYSGYKDELLWGSAWLLWATKNSSYLGYLYSLGDNDGVDMFSWDNKLAGARVLLSRRALVNGDKTLEPFRQQAEDFFCRILPGSPSSTTRYTAGGLMHKSGNANLQYVASASFLLATYAKYMAVSKHTFSCQSLPVTAKSLRALAKKQVDYILGANPQGMSYMVGFGARWPQRIHHRASSLPSVASHPAHIGCQEGYQSYFYSGAANPNVHTGAVVGGPDENDAFPDDRGDYARSEPTTYTNAPLVGCLAYLAGAYRAS, from the exons ATGCAATTCGGCAAAATCAAATTAGCCTCGCCGCATGCAGCAAGCACGTCGTATAAATTGGCATGCGTCGCAGTACTGTACTGCAGTGGACTCGCAAGGGTCgcggtggagaagaagaagatggcgatGAGCTCTGCCTCGTCAAGCCGAGCTCCGTTGGCAGCGCGAGCAAGGAAGATGCCTCCGCCGTCATCGTCGCGGTGCCTTGTGCTTACCGTCGCGTCCGTCGTCGTCTCACTCCTTTCCGGCTCCGGCCATGTCGCTGCCGGCGGGCACCCCGATTACGCCGACGCGCTCGGGAAGGCCATACTCTTCTTCCAGGGGCAGAGGTCCGGCCAGCTCCCGCCGGACCAGGCCGTCACCTGGAGGTCCAACTCCGGCCTCTCCGACGGCTCCGCCGCAAAC GTCGACCTCACCGGCGGGTACTACGACGGCGGCGACAACGTCAAGTTCGGCTTCCCGATGGCGTTCACCACGACGATGCTGTCCTGGAGCGTCCTGGAGCACGGCGGGAAGATGAAGGCGCGCGTGCacgacgcgcgcgccgccgtccggTGGGGCGCGGACTACCTCCTCAAGGCGGCGACGCAGACGCCGGGGACGCTCTACGTCGGCGTGGGCGACCCCGACGCGGACCACCGGTGCTGGGAGCGGCCCGAGGACATGGACACACCGAGGTCCGTGTACGCGGtgtcggcgtcggcgcccgGGTCCGACGTCGCGGGCGAGACCGTGGCGGCCCTCGCCGCGGCGAGCATGGTGTTCAGGGCCGCCGACCGGGCCTACTCCCGGAggctcctcgccgcggcgcggggcgtgATGGAGCTCGCCGTGCGGAGCCAGGGGAAGTACAGCGACTCCATCGGCGGCGACATCGGCGCCTACTACCAGTCCTACTCCGGCTACAAG GATGAGCTCTTGTGGGGATCGGCGTGGCTGCTGTGGGCGACGAAGAACTCCTCGTACCTCGGCTACCTCTACTCCCTGGGCGACAACGACGGCGTCGACATGTTCAGCTGGGACAACAAGCTCGCCGGAGCGCGCGTGCTCCTGTCACGG AGAGCTCTGGTGAACGGGGACAAGACGCTGGAGCCGTTCCGGCAGCAGGCCGAGGACTTCTTCTGCCGGATCCTGCCCGGCTCCCCTTCCTCCACAACGCGGTACACGGCGGGCGGCCTGATGCACAAGTCCGGCAACGCCAACCTGCAGTACGTCGCCTCGGCCAGCTTCCTGCTCGCCACCTACGCCAAGTACATGGCCGTCTCCAAGCACACCTTCTCCTGCCAGAGCCTCCCCGTCACCGCCAAGTCCCTCCGAGCCCTCGCCAAGAAACAGGTGGACTACATCCTGGGTGCCAACCCCCAGGGCATGTCCTACATGGTGGGCTTCGGCGCGCGGTGGCCGCAGAGGATCCACCACCGGGCGTCGTCCCTGCCGTCGGTGGCCAGCCACCCGGCGCACATCGGGTGCCAGGAGGGGTACCAGAGCTACTTCTACTCGGGCGCCGCCAACCCCAACGTGCACACCGGAGCCGTCGTCGGCGGGCCGGACGAGAACGACGCGTTCCCGGACGACCGTGGCGACTACGCGCGCTCCGAGCCCACGACGTACACCAACGCGCCCCTTGTCGGCTGCCTCGCCTACCTCGCGGGCGCGTACAGAGCTAGCTGA